One segment of Bacteroidia bacterium DNA contains the following:
- a CDS encoding NYN domain-containing protein, with product MNTQLKIALLIDGDNVHCIAIESILCEIEKFGLIVTKRIYGDWSKPHLGCWKELVNRHNIKTIHKFSYSKGKNSTDSALIIDAMDILHTKLVSGFCIVSSDSDFIGLAQRIREEGLFVMGAGKIDTQKSMVESFDHFYKISNPVSINLDNASTQNKEEILNKKETISKETLLPIPEPDLIKAFEKIREKHPENVTLSRLSNELRNLIPGFNPKTYGCSNLKKLYEKMNKVFQLEFLEENSDYRVQTNYGLGQ from the coding sequence ATGAACACTCAATTAAAAATAGCCTTACTAATCGATGGTGATAATGTGCATTGCATAGCAATTGAGTCGATTTTGTGTGAAATTGAGAAGTTTGGATTAATTGTCACGAAAAGAATTTATGGAGATTGGTCTAAACCCCATTTGGGTTGTTGGAAAGAGCTGGTGAATAGGCATAATATTAAAACAATTCACAAATTTTCTTATAGCAAAGGCAAAAATTCAACTGATTCGGCCTTGATAATTGATGCTATGGATATTTTGCATACCAAGTTGGTTAGTGGGTTTTGCATTGTTTCAAGTGATAGTGATTTTATTGGTTTAGCACAAAGGATTAGGGAGGAAGGTTTATTTGTTATGGGTGCCGGCAAGATTGACACACAAAAAAGTATGGTAGAATCATTTGATCACTTTTATAAAATTTCAAATCCAGTGTCAATAAACCTTGATAATGCTAGTACCCAAAATAAGGAAGAGATATTAAATAAAAAGGAAACTATTTCCAAAGAGACATTACTTCCAATTCCTGAACCTGATTTAATAAAAGCATTTGAAAAGATTAGAGAAAAACACCCCGAAAATGTAACATTAAGCAGGCTTTCAAATGAATTACGAAACCTAATTCCAGGTTTTAATCCTAAAACTTATGGATGTTCGAACTTAAAAAAACTTTACGAGAAAATGAATAAAGTTTTTCAATTAGAATTTTTGGAAGAAAACAGTGATTATAGAGTACAAACAAATTATGGTTTGGGACAATAA